Part of the Nitrospinaceae bacterium genome is shown below.
TTCAAATAATCGCCATAGCGCTTTTGGTCCACCGCCGTTGAGCCCGTCACCACATTCACCGTGAGGCGGCCCCCCGTTATGATGTCGAACGTTGCCGCCTGCTGGGCCGTCAACACCGGGCTCATTAATCCGGGCCGGAACGCCACGCAGAATTTAATCTTGTCCGTTCGCTCCGCAATGGCCGCCGACATCACCCAGCCGTCCATGCAATGCGTCCCCGTGGGCACGAGCAGGTTCACGAACCCCGCCCCCTCGGCGGCTCTTGCCACCTCGCTCAGATATTCCACCGTCGGCGGGCGCTCGGCCACCTTGGCGTTAATCTTGTGGCCGTCCCCGTACTGCCCCGTTGGCAGGAACCAGGCGTATTCGGTCGGCATTAATAAGCCTCCGCGTTTATGAATCGGATGATTGTATGGGGAAAGGATAGCATGGCGGGGGGGATGGGAAGAACCGATGTTCCCTCTCCCCCCGGGAGAGGGTTAGGGTGAGGGAAAAACGAGAACACCCATCTCCATCAATCAACCGGATCGATATCGAGCCCGTATTCTTTTTCCTTGATTCGCGCCTCGTAAAATTGGAGTGGCGAACTTCTTTTCTTCTCCCATTCACGAAAAAGAATCTTGTAATCCTCTTCCATCCGACAACCAAAAATTATACCTTTCAAAAGTTCTTCTGGAAATTTCCGAGTAGTGCTTGCTAAATTAAACGCAAAAATTCTTCGTTCTTTTTCATATTCCCATTTCCTTGATTTAGATAAGAACATATTTTCCAAATCTTTCTCGGGAGAATGAGAGAGAGGATCGACTATTGGATATTCATTTGAATAGTTAACCTTTCGGGCACTTCCAAAAAAAGAAGTTTCATTTGGCACCTCGAACTCCAAACAGAATCCTTGGTGTGAACTTGAGTAATGCGAATACATTAAAATTTCATCATTAATTTCACTGAAACAACATAGACCTACTCCCATATTTTCACATTCTTTTAAAAAATTATTTCTAATTGTCGTCTCTAATTTTGTCTTATCTATCATTGCCATGTGTTCGGGGGTAATTTCTATTAATTCTCCAACAAATTTTTCTTTGTCTTCTTCTGTTTCTCCAATTCTAAATCCAGGCCGACAATCAAATGGATCGTTAAAATCCAGTGGCGAGGAAAAATATATTTCACTATCACAGATCAGACTTCTGGCGTGTTTCAACTCTTCCGTTGTGCTCAATGACTTGTATTTATAAAGAGTTGAAATACTCATCTTGCCCCCCCCTCACCTTCCCCGTTGCCTTCTCATCAACTTCAAACGTCTCGGGGTCAACAACCACGCCATAATCCTCCCGCGCGCTTTTAACCGAAACAACTCCGTCTTTCACATCGGCAGCAACGGTCTCAAAGGGGCGATCAAATGGCTCGCCAAACCCGCCGCCACCCGGCCCCTCAATAAGGAGCCTGCCGGGGGGAAGATCGACGTTGGCGTACTGGGGAAGGTCGGAAAGTTTGCCGTTTTCACCGAACATAACGCGCGCGATGGCGCCGGGGCCGCCGCCATGAAGACCAAAAGTCGTGACCGTTCGGCAAGATTCCCCCCTCGTTGAGCACGAAACAGGGGCATCGATTTCGGCCTCATAGTAAACGCCCGTGCCCCCGCGCCAGCGGCCGGGGCCGCCCCCGTCCATGCGAAGCTCTTGCCTGATAAAGCGCACCGGGTAGTCTTGCTCGTAGTGCTCTAAGTTCGGAATGGTGAGCGCCCCCAGGGTGGGCATGTTCCCGATGAGGGGAAAGCCGTCGCGGCCCTCGACTGCCCCCGCGCCGGGGCCGCCCCCCCAGTGGTAGACAACAAAAAACTCGCCGCGCACATCAAAGCCCGCCGTTACCGGGTAGGCGGTTTTGGCCCAGGCCGCAGACACGCGGCCCGGCGCGACATCTGCCAGCGCCTTCCAGACGCACTGGGCAATCTCGTGCGAGGGAAAGACGGTGCAAAGCGTCACCGGGGCCGGAAACGAGGCGTTCACGACGGTGCCTGCGGGCGCAATGATTTTGATGGGCCGGTAGGTGCCCTCGTTGTGGGGAATGAGCGGGTCCATCATCGAGGAGAGGCCAACATAAAGGGCCGAGCAGGTGTTGGCGATGGGGCTGTTCTTGTAGCCCTTCATCTGGGGAGCCGAGCCCGTGAAATCTGCGGTGATGTCGGTGCCTTTTTTCGTGAGCGTGAGTTTTACGGGAATCTCGGCGGGCTCAAAACAATCGGTATTCATGTACTCGGTGGCGGTGTAAACACCGTCGGGTATCACCTCAAGCTCGGCGCGCATCAGGGCCTCGGAGTAATCCAAAAGCCCCGAGAGCCCGGCAACAAGCGCGGCCTGCCCCATTTCCGCGCCAATCTCGGCAAGGCGTTTTGAGCCAATGTGGGTGCTCCCCACCATGGCGGCAAAATCGTGGGCAATCACCTCGGGGGCGCGGGTGTTGGCGAGGATAAGACGGATAAGATCGGCGCGCGCCTCGCCCCTCTCGTGGATTTTTACCGGGGTGATCCTGAATCCTTCGTGGAAAATTTCTGTGGCATCAGAATTATAGGTCCCGATGACGCCGCCGCCCACATCGACCTGGTGCGCTCGATTCGAGACAAATCCGGCCAGATCGCCTCCCACGAACACCGGGGCGATGACGGTCCAGTCGGGCAGGTGGTTGCCGCCCCCCATGTAGGGATCGTTTAAGAGAAATAAATCGCCGGGATTAATGTCGCCTGCAAAATCTTTTAACACCCCCCGTACGGCAAAACCGCCGCTGCCGGTGTGGATGGGCAGGCCGTCGGCCTGGGAAACAAGGTGGCCCTCGGGGTCGCAAATAAAACATGAGAAATCGTGTGCCTGGCTAAAGATGGTCGAGCGGGCCGTGCGCTGCATGATGATGCCCATCTCGCGGGCAATGACGTCGAGGCGCTGCTGCAAGATGGCAAGGCTGATGGGGTCTGTGGCCCCGGTTTTCACATTTTTTGGGGACTCAACTTCGACGGCTTTAGCCGGGGCGGCCCCAACCGGGGCGACTTCGATAATGAATGCGCCACCGCCGCCCAGGCGAAGGGTATCGCCGGGCTCGATGAGAATCGTGGTGGTCGGCTCCTCGACGATGGCCGGGCCCTCGACAACGGAGGCGGCGATTAAATCACTTCCGCGCCAGACGGCGGCCTCCTCCCAGCTACCGGTTGCCTCGAAATAAGCGCGGCGATGAGATTGAGGCTGCGCCACGACGTCGGCACCGGGCGCTGTGTCAAAAACAAGGGGTGGTTGTTCGGCCTCGGCACGGACCCTGAAGCCGGTAATCTCGACGGGCTCGCCGGGGCGATGGTGGCCGTAGGTTGATTTGTGGGTCTCGTGAAAGCGCTCGGCAATGCTAGTGGCTGCACCATCGTTTAATGTGCACTCGACCTCAACAGAAAGGTGCCAGGCCTGGCCGGGGTAGCGCATGTCCAGGGCCGAGGTGAGGGTGAAATCCCCTGGGGCGCTTCCGGCGCTCTCAATATCGCGTGCGAGCTCTTCCCTGAGGGTATTGATTTCGCCCTCAAGGACCGAGGCGGGGGTCTCATCTAGCCGCAACGTTCGGCTTTTCAATCGGTTATATCGAATCGGGCTCCCCGCCATCCCGACGGCACACACCCCTGCCGCCTCGCGCGGAACGATGATGTGCGACATGTGGCAGTGGCGCGCCACCGCCGCCGCCGAGAGCCCTCCTGCCCCGCCGCCCGCGACGAGGGCCATCTGCCGGGGGTCGGCCCCGTGCCGCGCACATATTGTCTCG
Proteins encoded:
- a CDS encoding DUF2971 domain-containing protein — its product is MSISTLYKYKSLSTTEELKHARSLICDSEIYFSSPLDFNDPFDCRPGFRIGETEEDKEKFVGELIEITPEHMAMIDKTKLETTIRNNFLKECENMGVGLCCFSEINDEILMYSHYSSSHQGFCLEFEVPNETSFFGSARKVNYSNEYPIVDPLSHSPEKDLENMFLSKSRKWEYEKERRIFAFNLASTTRKFPEELLKGIIFGCRMEEDYKILFREWEKKRSSPLQFYEARIKEKEYGLDIDPVD